TTTTTTGATTACCAAACGGCAGACTATAAGAGTAGAGGTGTCGATTATAAAATCGACATCATGAACATGCCGGTAAAAAATGAAATATACGATTTTTTCATCTGCAGCCACGTACTGGAGCATGTTGAGGGGGATGGCAAGGCTATCCGGGAGCTTTATCGTATAACGAAAACCGGCGGCTGTGGAATTCTGATGACACCCATCATCATTGGATTGGAAGCGACGATTGAGGACAAGTCAATTGCCACCGAGGATGA
This region of Desulfobacterales bacterium genomic DNA includes:
- a CDS encoding methyltransferase domain-containing protein; amino-acid sequence: FFDYQTADYKSRGVDYKIDIMNMPVKNEIYDFFICSHVLEHVEGDGKAIRELYRITKTGGCGILMTPIIIGLEATIEDKSIATEDERWKMFGQNDHVRLYAHSDYMSKIKQEGFGVNELGIEHFGADIFKLLGLKKTSILYIVKKS